In Halarcobacter bivalviorum, a genomic segment contains:
- a CDS encoding sodium:solute symporter family protein, which produces MELQSLIYLFVGISFAVYIGIALWAKAGSTKDFYVAGGGVHPVANGMATAADWMSAASFISLAGIIAFKGSDGGAYLMGWTGGYVLLAMLLAPYLRKFGKFTVPDFVGDRYYSNVARTVAVISVIFVSFTYVAGQMRGVGIVFSRFLQVDVNTGVVIGMAIVFIYSVLGGMKGITYTQVAQYVVMIFAYMIPAIFLSLQVTDTFLPQLGIFGTTSFEFHDGVKTIPEGTYLLHALDTAVTDLGFKAYSEPGNLWNMFMLTTALMLGTAGLPHVIVRFFTVPTVQDARISAGWALVFIAIMYTTISAVSAFSRLNLIKNVQNVEYAAFVNGELKHADGTPNNGSWFKTWEHGGLLAWTDRNGDGKIQYAPGAAFEGKGGKPTFDGDKVGEHGERVTTNGKPSANTGKIENELYVDRDIMVLANPEIANLPNWVIAFIAAGGLAAALSTAAGLLLVIASAISHDLMGQVIFRDPETGKSKLTEKSELMWARISAVVAICIAGYLGINPPGFVAQVVAFAFGLAAAAFFPTIILGVFDKRMNKEGAIAGILTGLIFTFGYIVYFVFLGGKPEDYFLGIHPTGIGTIGTILHLIVAIVVSRMTPEPPQEIQDLVEQIRLPNNAGEAHDH; this is translated from the coding sequence ATGGAATTACAATCATTAATTTACCTATTTGTAGGTATTTCATTTGCAGTATATATTGGTATTGCACTTTGGGCAAAAGCAGGATCTACTAAAGATTTCTACGTAGCTGGTGGAGGTGTTCACCCAGTAGCAAATGGTATGGCAACTGCTGCAGACTGGATGTCAGCTGCTTCATTTATTTCGTTAGCAGGTATTATTGCATTCAAAGGTTCTGATGGTGGTGCTTATTTAATGGGATGGACAGGTGGATACGTTCTACTTGCTATGCTATTAGCTCCTTATTTAAGAAAGTTTGGTAAATTTACAGTTCCAGATTTCGTTGGTGATAGATATTACTCAAACGTTGCAAGAACTGTTGCAGTTATCTCAGTTATCTTCGTATCATTTACATATGTTGCGGGACAAATGAGAGGGGTTGGTATTGTATTCTCTAGATTCTTACAAGTTGATGTAAATACAGGTGTTGTTATTGGTATGGCAATCGTATTTATTTACTCTGTACTTGGAGGTATGAAAGGTATTACTTATACTCAAGTTGCACAATATGTTGTTATGATTTTTGCATACATGATTCCTGCAATTTTCTTATCATTACAAGTTACTGATACATTTTTACCTCAATTAGGTATTTTTGGTACTACATCTTTTGAATTCCATGATGGGGTAAAAACAATTCCTGAAGGAACCTATCTGCTACATGCTCTTGATACAGCTGTTACAGATTTAGGATTTAAAGCATATAGTGAGCCAGGTAACTTATGGAATATGTTCATGTTAACAACTGCATTAATGCTTGGTACTGCTGGTTTACCACACGTTATTGTTAGATTCTTTACAGTTCCAACTGTACAAGATGCTAGAATTTCAGCTGGTTGGGCATTAGTATTCATTGCTATTATGTATACAACTATTTCTGCTGTTTCTGCTTTCTCAAGATTAAACTTAATCAAAAACGTTCAAAATGTTGAATATGCAGCATTTGTAAACGGTGAGTTAAAGCATGCGGATGGAACTCCAAATAATGGTTCTTGGTTTAAAACTTGGGAGCATGGTGGATTATTAGCGTGGACTGATAGAAATGGTGATGGTAAAATTCAATATGCTCCAGGAGCTGCTTTCGAAGGTAAAGGTGGTAAACCTACATTTGATGGTGATAAAGTTGGTGAGCATGGTGAGAGAGTTACTACTAATGGTAAACCATCTGCAAACACTGGTAAAATTGAAAATGAGCTTTATGTAGATAGAGATATCATGGTACTTGCAAATCCAGAGATTGCTAACTTACCTAACTGGGTAATTGCATTCATCGCAGCTGGGGGTCTTGCAGCAGCATTATCTACAGCAGCAGGTTTATTACTTGTTATTGCTTCTGCAATTTCTCACGATTTAATGGGACAAGTAATTTTTAGAGATCCAGAAACTGGAAAATCTAAATTAACTGAGAAATCAGAGTTAATGTGGGCAAGAATTTCAGCGGTAGTTGCAATTTGTATTGCAGGTTACTTAGGAATTAACCCTCCAGGTTTCGTTGCACAAGTTGTTGCTTTCGCATTCGGACTTGCAGCAGCAGCATTCTTCCCAACAATTATCCTTGGGGTATTTGATAAGAGAATGAACAAAGAAGGTGCAATTGCTGGTATTTTAACTGGTTTAATCTTCACATTTGGATACATTGTATACTTCGTATTCTTAGGTGGAAAACCAGAAGATTATTTCTTAGGAATTCACCCAACTGGTATTGGTACAATTGGTACAATTCTACACTTAATCGTTGCGATTGTAGTATCTAGAATGACTCCAGAGCCACCACAAGAAATTCAAGATCTAGTTGAGCAAATTAGACTTCCGAATAACGCTGGTGAAGCTCACGACCACTAA
- a CDS encoding DUF4212 domain-containing protein: protein MSPEKAQAYWKENISTILKLLVVWFVVSFGCGILFINELNTIEISGVKLGFWFAQQGSIYVFVILIFVYVAKMTAIDEKYGVHE from the coding sequence ATGAGTCCAGAAAAAGCTCAAGCTTATTGGAAAGAAAACATTTCTACTATTCTTAAGTTATTAGTAGTATGGTTTGTTGTTTCTTTTGGTTGTGGAATTTTATTCATAAATGAACTTAATACTATTGAAATTAGTGGTGTTAAATTAGGTTTCTGGTTTGCCCAACAAGGGTCTATCTATGTTTTCGTAATCCTTATTTTTGTATACGTTGCAAAAATGACAGCGATTGATGAAAAATATGGCGTACACGAATAG
- a CDS encoding cache domain-containing protein yields MIRAKSLYHLILYSIIFIIFLTSSFTFIIIDNAFDDFNEKIQIMKSDYFSKQKDLIEADIKKTVKFIDYYHNKYKGTKSEEEIKNDVLHAIEMMREDENINDYVFIYNFEGTSIYYPISRNNIGKNLYEFTDPTGKRVIKELIDISQNKKGGFVKYIWYKPELKDEALKISYALSYSPWNWTIGKGIYLDEIDTLIKEKRQEHDEKISNYILQIMSLTIMLVLYSIFIYKNATILIVNDVKEIGKYFKETQKSDTRISQNRLIFGEFKVIANYAYDAMHNIKDKNQMLEGINKHLEEKVNEQTKELSNLLDSQKRFLKNSVHEVNTPLSIIRTNIDLLKRHTPTNKYISNIESGAKIIQYIYDDLSYLIKKDRVDYPKEYINFSEYLNERLNFFDSIATANNLYFINNIDEEIYIKFNKTELQRIVDNNISNAIKYSKAKSPIYIKLTYFNDDIVDFSVKTNSDKIENKDKIFSDFYRENNSRGGFGLGLRIVKEICDKNLVIINLDSNDRDTKFTYRFRINENTTS; encoded by the coding sequence GAAAAGTGATTATTTTAGTAAACAAAAAGATTTAATAGAAGCCGATATAAAAAAAACCGTTAAATTTATAGATTATTATCATAATAAATATAAGGGTACAAAAAGTGAAGAAGAGATAAAAAATGATGTTCTTCATGCAATAGAGATGATGAGAGAAGATGAAAATATAAATGACTATGTTTTCATCTACAATTTTGAAGGAACTTCTATATACTACCCTATTTCAAGAAATAATATAGGGAAAAATCTTTATGAATTCACAGACCCAACAGGCAAAAGAGTAATAAAAGAGTTAATTGATATTTCTCAAAATAAAAAAGGTGGTTTTGTAAAATATATCTGGTATAAACCTGAATTAAAAGACGAAGCTCTTAAAATCTCTTATGCCCTATCATATTCACCTTGGAATTGGACAATAGGCAAAGGTATCTATTTAGATGAAATTGATACTTTAATCAAAGAGAAAAGACAAGAGCATGATGAAAAAATCTCTAATTATATTCTTCAAATTATGTCTTTAACAATAATGCTTGTTCTTTACTCTATTTTTATTTATAAAAATGCAACTATTTTAATTGTAAATGATGTTAAAGAGATTGGAAAATATTTTAAAGAGACACAAAAATCAGATACAAGAATTAGTCAAAATAGGCTTATCTTTGGAGAGTTTAAAGTAATTGCGAACTACGCTTATGATGCTATGCATAATATTAAAGACAAAAACCAAATGCTAGAAGGTATCAATAAACATCTTGAAGAGAAAGTAAATGAACAAACAAAAGAGTTAAGTAATCTTCTTGATTCTCAAAAAAGATTTTTAAAGAACTCTGTTCATGAAGTTAATACTCCTTTATCTATTATTAGAACAAACATAGACCTTTTAAAAAGACATACTCCTACAAATAAATATATATCTAATATTGAAAGTGGCGCAAAGATTATTCAATATATATATGATGACTTATCATATTTAATTAAAAAAGATAGAGTTGACTACCCAAAAGAGTATATTAATTTTTCAGAATACTTAAATGAAAGATTAAACTTTTTTGATAGTATAGCAACTGCAAATAACTTATATTTTATAAACAATATTGATGAAGAGATATATATTAAATTTAATAAAACAGAACTGCAAAGAATTGTTGATAATAACATTTCAAATGCTATAAAATATTCAAAAGCTAAATCACCTATTTATATAAAACTTACTTACTTTAATGACGATATTGTCGATTTCTCTGTAAAAACAAATTCAGACAAAATTGAGAATAAAGATAAAATCTTTAGTGACTTCTATAGAGAGAATAATTCTCGTGGTGGCTTTGGATTAGGACTTAGAATAGTAAAAGAAATATGTGATAAAAATTTAGTTATAATTAATCTTGATTCAAACGATAGAGATACAAAATTTACGTATAGGTTTAGAATAAATGAAAATACTACTTCTTGA
- a CDS encoding response regulator transcription factor, producing MKILLLEDEIMLNNAISEYLKDIGHMVESYTNGEDVIDNVDSSFDLLVLDINVPKKDGFEILQELNSKKIYIPTIYISALLDIEDITKAYDLGCREYIKKPFHLEELGIKINQILKKDQSNTTHIRFSENYSYSKTEKTLYFNGEPQTLTKKQLDIIHILALNINMIVDFERFRVDIWGGENIDNPTIRAEISRLKKALKEDFIKNIRGLGYKIDRYYSV from the coding sequence ATGAAAATACTACTTCTTGAAGATGAAATAATGTTAAACAATGCAATATCTGAGTATTTAAAAGATATTGGGCATATGGTTGAAAGTTACACAAATGGTGAAGATGTAATTGACAATGTTGATTCCTCTTTTGATCTTTTAGTGCTTGATATAAATGTACCAAAAAAAGATGGATTTGAAATCTTACAAGAACTAAATAGCAAAAAAATATATATTCCAACAATATACATTTCTGCACTTTTAGATATTGAAGATATTACAAAAGCATATGACTTAGGCTGTAGAGAGTATATTAAGAAACCTTTTCATTTAGAAGAGTTAGGAATTAAAATAAATCAAATCCTAAAAAAAGACCAAAGCAATACCACTCATATTAGATTTTCAGAAAATTACTCTTACTCTAAAACTGAAAAAACTCTATATTTTAATGGTGAACCACAAACACTAACAAAAAAACAATTAGATATTATTCATATCTTAGCCCTAAATATCAATATGATTGTTGACTTTGAAAGATTTAGAGTTGACATTTGGGGAGGGGAAAATATTGATAATCCTACTATAAGAGCAGAAATTTCAAGATTAAAAAAAGCTCTAAAAGAGGATTTTATTAAAAATATCAGAGGTTTAGGCTATAAAATTGACAGATATTATTCTGTTTAA